One window of Pyxicephalus adspersus chromosome 4, UCB_Pads_2.0, whole genome shotgun sequence genomic DNA carries:
- the LOC140330091 gene encoding trace amine-associated receptor 4-like has product MLLMTKNHNMFDLQPKKNANVSFDGLNISCLISNRPLHIDLAMHIFMFGVVALTVVGNILVIISISHFKQLHTPTNFLILSLATSDFILGVMVMPYSMVRSITSCWYFGALFCKLHSCIDMTLCTSSIFHLFFISVDRYFAVCHPLHYYRKITTSVVEVLLLISWIVPSVYSFGVVFSKVNTEGVQGIELLPACCDTCSLVFNKLWSIISSMLSFFFPGSLMIGIYLRIFSVANKQARAIINQPYSISERTNTKNKLIINVESKAARTLSLVLGVFILCWMPFFITTIGDAYLNFSISIDVYNIVLWLGYFNSALNPVIYGLFYPWFQKSFKIILSGKILCTGSSSSSVLSKL; this is encoded by the coding sequence ATGCTGCTTATGACAAAAAATCATAATATGTTTGATCTCCAGCCCAAGAAAAATGCGAATGTAAGTTTTGACGGGCTAAATATTTCCTGTCTAATATCCAACAGACCTCTTCATATTGACCTTGCCATGCATATTTTCATGTTTGGAGTAGTAGCTCTCACAGTGGTAGGAAATATTTTAGTGATTATTTCGATTTCTCATTTTAAACAGCTTCACACTCCAACCAACTTCCTTATATTATCTTTGGCCACTTCAGACTTTATCCTTGGTGTAATGGTAATGCCATACAGTATGGTGAGATCAATAACTTCATGCTGGTATTTTGGAGCACTATTTTGCAAACTACACAGTTGTATTGACATGACATTGTGTACATCCTCTATATTCCATCTCTTCTTCATTTCTGTTGACCGATACTTTGCAGTATGTCACCCTCTTCATTATTACAGGAAAATAACAACATCGGTAGTTGAAGTCTTATTACTGATTAGCTGGATCGTTCCAAGCGTGTATTCATTTGGTGTTGTATTTTCCAAAGTTAACACGGAAGGTGTGCAAGGAATTGAGCTTCTTCCAGCTTGCTGTGATACATGTTCTCTTGTTTTTAACAAACTATGGAGTATAATCTCATCAATGCTGTCATTCTTTTTTCCAGGCAGCCTCATGATTGGAATTTACTTACGTATTTTCTCTGTTGCAAATAAACAAGCAAGGGCAATTATTAACCAACCGTACTCTATAAGTGAACGaacaaacactaaaaataaattaataataaatgtggaaAGTAAAGCTGCAAGGACACTAAGCCTGGTGTTGGGGGTGTTTATATTGTGCTGGATGCCTTTCTTTATTACAACTATAGGTGATGCTTACCTTAATTTCTCCATTTCGATTGATgtgtataatattgtattgtgGCTTGGTTATTTTAACTCTGCCCTCAACCCTGTTATCTATGGTCTGTTTTATCCATGGTTTCAAAAATCATTTAAGATCATTCTTTCAGGAAAAATATTATGCACAGGGTCTTCTTCTAGCAGTGTGCTaagcaaactgtaa